CATGCCCGTGGCCAATGATTCCATCGACCTCCTGCAGGGGTCACTCGACCTCCTGGTCCTCAAGACCCTCTCGTGGGGCCCGATGCACGGGTTCGGCATCGCGCGCTGGCTGCGGCAGCTGACCGACGACGCGCTGCAGGTGGAAGAGGGATCGCTCTATCCGGCGCTCTACCGGATGGAGAACAAGGGGTGGATCGCTTCGGAATGGCGCGTCACCGAAAACAATCGGCGCGCCAAGTACTACCGGCTTACTCCTGCCGGCCGGCGCCACCTCACCGCCCAATCGAACCAGTGGCTCCGCTTTGCCGGGTTGATGATCGAAGTCCTCGGCATGCGCGAGCAACCTGCACCGCAATGAACCTCGGCCGGCGGATCGTCCACCTCTGGCGACGCGACACCGACGTCGAGATCGCCGAGGAGTTGCGATTCCATCTCGACGCGACGGCGGACGAGGAAGTCGCCCGCGGGATGACGCCGACTGCGGCACGCGCTGCCGCCACACGGCGGTTCGGCGATCTGACCACGATCACTCACACGCTTGCTTCGTTGAGAGAAGAGGGAGATCGGATCATGGGACGCAAGGAATGGTTCGAAGCGCTGGCGCAGGATGCCCGATTCGGCGCGCGCCAGTTGCGCAAGCATCCCGGCTTCAGTGCGGTGGCGCTGCTGACCCTGGCGCTCGGGATCGGTGCGAGCACCGCGATTTTCTCTCTGGTCTACTGCGTCCTGTTGCGCCCGTTGCCGTATCAGGACGCCGATCGCGTCGTTTCGCTCGGTCAGGTGCTGACCTCCGGCGACGCACAGCGGTACGTGCCGGTGCCGAACTTCCTCGCGTGGGAAGCGCAGAACCGCACGCTGAGCGCGATCGGTGCCACCGACCAGCGCTCGATGACGTTGACCGGCCACGGCGACCCGTTGCGACTGCGCGGCAATAACGCGACGTCGGGGTACTGGCGCGCTGCGTACCTGCCGCCGCGACTCGGCCGCTACTACGACGCGACGACGGATCACCCGGGATCGAGTCACGTGGTTGTCCTGTCTTACGCGACCTGGCAGACTGCGTTCGGCGGCGACACGACGATCGTCGGCCAGCTGATCCATCTCGACGGTGAACCGTACACCGTGGTGGCGGTCGCACCAGACGCCTTCTCGACAACCACCAACGGACCGGCGTTCTGGACGCCGCTCGCCCCGTCGCCCGACGACGCCGTGCGGTGGGGCGACCACGAGTTGACCGTCACTGGCCGGCTCAAGCCGGGGGTCACGCCCGTCGCAGCGGCCGCCGATCTCGGGCGAATCGAAACCGCCGCACGGGTGGCGCATCCGGACGACGGGCTCACCGGTGCCATCGCAGTGCAGCCGCTCCTCGACGCGACGGTCGGCGTCACGAATCAGCGACAGCTGCTGATCCTCCTCGCCGCCGTCGGGCTGGTGCTGCTGATCGCGTGCGGCAACGTGGCGAACCTGCTGCTGGCGCGAGCGGTGGCGCGGCGCGGTGAAATCACGGTTCGCCGCGCGCTCGGAGCCGGGCGTCGGCGCCTCGTCCGCCAGCTGATGATCGAGAGCGGCATCCTCGCCGCAGGTGGGGTGGTTCTCGGCGTGGGTGTCGCAGCGCTGGGGCTGCGCCTCCTGCTCGCCAACGCGCCGGCTGGAGTGCCGAGACTCAAGGATGCGTCGCTCGACACGCCGGCACTCCTCTTCGCGATCGGCGTCGCGGCACTGTCGGCGCTGCTCTTCGGGCTGATGCCGGCGCTGCAGGCGGCCGGTCGCGATCTCCAGACGACGATCCGTGAAAGCGGGCGCGACAGCCGCGGTGGGCGCGATCCGCTGCGCCGCGGGCTGATCGTGGCAGAGATTGCCCTCGCGCTGGTGTTGCTCACTGGCGCGGGCCTGCTGCTGCGCAGCGCAGCACGGATGCACGCCGAACCGACCGGCTTCGTTGCGGGAAATCTGCTGACGGCGCGCGTGGCGTTGCCGGAAAGCCAGTACGCGACGGATGCCGCCGTGGTGGCGGGGTTCAATCAGGTCCTGACACGGGTCCGCGCCGTTCCCGGTGTTGCGTCGGCGGCGTTCATCTCGCGGGTGCCGATCGGCGCCGGCGGTGCCGATTGTACCGTTGCGCCGGCGGAGCGGCCCTACGAGTCAGCGTCGGGAGTTGACGCGGATTTCCGCAGCGTCTCGGATCGCTACTTCAGCACGATGGAGTCGCCAGTCCTCCGCGGCCGCGCCATTGCTGCCGCCGATGATGCGACCGCACCACCGGTCGTGATGATCAATGCGTCGCTGGCGGCCAAGCTGTTCGGCAACGCCGATCCGATCGGACGGCAGGTCCGTCATTGCATCGGACTCGGCAACGGCTATTCCAATAACACCGTGCGCACGGTGGTCGGCGTCTTCGCCGACGTCCGGGCCAACGGCCTCGATCAGGAGCCGGTCGATCAGGTCTTCTATCCGGTCGCACAGTTCTACGAACGGCAGATGACGCTGGTCGTTCGGGGATCGGTGCCGGTC
This sequence is a window from Gemmatimonadales bacterium. Protein-coding genes within it:
- a CDS encoding PadR family transcriptional regulator — its product is MANDSIDLLQGSLDLLVLKTLSWGPMHGFGIARWLRQLTDDALQVEEGSLYPALYRMENKGWIASEWRVTENNRRAKYYRLTPAGRRHLTAQSNQWLRFAGLMIEVLGMREQPAPQ
- a CDS encoding ABC transporter permease, translated to MNLGRRIVHLWRRDTDVEIAEELRFHLDATADEEVARGMTPTAARAAATRRFGDLTTITHTLASLREEGDRIMGRKEWFEALAQDARFGARQLRKHPGFSAVALLTLALGIGASTAIFSLVYCVLLRPLPYQDADRVVSLGQVLTSGDAQRYVPVPNFLAWEAQNRTLSAIGATDQRSMTLTGHGDPLRLRGNNATSGYWRAAYLPPRLGRYYDATTDHPGSSHVVVLSYATWQTAFGGDTTIVGQLIHLDGEPYTVVAVAPDAFSTTTNGPAFWTPLAPSPDDAVRWGDHELTVTGRLKPGVTPVAAAADLGRIETAARVAHPDDGLTGAIAVQPLLDATVGVTNQRQLLILLAAVGLVLLIACGNVANLLLARAVARRGEITVRRALGAGRRRLVRQLMIESGILAAGGVVLGVGVAALGLRLLLANAPAGVPRLKDASLDTPALLFAIGVAALSALLFGLMPALQAAGRDLQTTIRESGRDSRGGRDPLRRGLIVAEIALALVLLTGAGLLLRSAARMHAEPTGFVAGNLLTARVALPESQYATDAAVVAGFNQVLTRVRAVPGVASAAFISRVPIGAGGADCTVAPAERPYESASGVDADFRSVSDRYFSTMESPVLRGRAIAAADDATAPPVVMINASLAAKLFGNADPIGRQVRHCIGLGNGYSNNTVRTVVGVFADVRANGLDQEPVDQVFYPVAQFYERQMTLVVRGSVPVTSLVPSLRRAIAAVDPQLPLAAPITMGDVIRQSTAVSRFTMLLLLVLGVSGLCLAATGIYGVVSYQVAQRVQEMGIRLALGATPGQVRGLVLRNGFTTALIGVAIGEAAAVVGTRALRGLVYGITTRDPVTFVSVGGVLALTAVVASIAPALRATRIDPVKALRGE